The window TTTTGCCACAAGATAAGCGCGTCTTCTTGCGTTTTTTGATAGTAGCCTTTTCTTATTCCTGCGATTTGAAAGCCAAATTTTTTGTATAAACTCAGAGCAATTTGATTGGAGGTTTTTACTTCTAGGGTTGCTCGCTCTAATTTTTGTCCGACAGCTTGTTGGAGTAGGTTACATAGCAGCAGTTGTCCTAAACCTTGACCTTGATAATCAGGTTCAATAGCGATTACGGTGAGGTGAGCTTCTTCTAAAATCGCCCAAAAGCAACCTAGTCCGATAATTTGGTTTTTCGGAACTAGATTGAGTACTAATGCTGTACTATTGGGACTGTCTATTTCTCGTTGATAACCACTATAGTTCCATAGTCCACCTAGACAGGTTTGATCTAGGTTGACTACTTGTTCAAGATATTGTGATTTGAGTGATTCTAGTTGGATGATGATTTTATTCACAATTTTTCATTGTACACTAAAAGTGAACGTATCAATGAGTAATTATGGTATCAACACAAGTAAAAAGTTTTAATTCTGGAGCTGATTATCTAGGTTCGTCAGACTCAATCAATCAGGGTTTACTACCTTTGACATCAAGAATTAATGCTGAAGATCATTTGGAGATTGGGGGATGTGATGTTATCTCTTTAGTAGAACGTTTTGGTTCTCCTTTATATATATTAGACGAAATGAGCTTGAGAACAGCTTGTCAACAGTATCAGGAAGCTTTAAATAAGTTCTATGGGGGAATTAGTCAAGCTATCTACGCTTCTAAGGCTTGGAATTGTCTAGCTGTCTGTGGTATCGTAGCTAGTGAGGGTTTCGGTTTTGATGTGGTTTCTGGTGGAGAAATCTATACAGCTATACAAGCTTTAGATAAGTTAGGTATCAATCCCCAAGATCATGTCTATTTTCATGGCAATAATAAATCTATCCCTGAATTGCTCTTAGCTATAGAGCATAACTGTACCATTATAGTTGATAATTGGGCTGAATTAAGACAATTGGCAGCCTGGCAAAATAAACAAGTTAAGATCATGTTACGTTTGACTCCAGGGATTGAATGTCATACCCATGAGTATATACGTACAGGACATTTAGATAGTAAGTTTGGTTTTGATCCTAATGATTTAAAGGCTTTATTTCAATTTGTCTCGGAAACATCCCATCTCAATTGTATTGGTTTACACGCTCATATTGGTTCGCAAATCTTTGAATGTCAACCTCACCAAGATTTAGCTAAATTAATGGTAAGTTGGCAAAAACAAGCTCTTAGCTATGGGTTACCTATTACCACTTTAAACGTGGGTGGAGGTTTGGGTATTCGCTACACTGAACAAGATGATCCACCTAGTATCGACCAATGGGTAGAATTAGTCTCTAAAGGTATTACTTCTGCTTGTGTAGAACAGGGTTTACCTCTACCTAAATTAATGATTGAACCTGGACGCTCTTTGATTGGTTCATCCTGTATTACAGCTTATACTATAGGCTCTAGTAAAACTGTACCAGGAATCCGTAAGTATCTAGCTGTAGATGGGGGAATGTCTGATAATCCTCGCCCCATTACCTATCAATCTGTCTATCGTTGCGCGATCGCCAATCGTCTGTCTGCACCCCTAACTCAAGAGGTAACCATAGCGGGAAAACATTGCGAATCAGGTGATATCGTCATTCACTCAGCGCAGTTACCTGAAACCTCCGCAGGAGATATCCTAGTAGTGATGGCGACGGGAGCTTATAATTATAGTATGGCATCTAATTACAATCGGTTACCACGTCCTGCAGGGGTTATAGTGAGAGATGGAGAAGCTAATCTGATTCTACGTCGAGAAACCTACGCAGACTTATTAAATCAGGATCTTTTCCCCGAAAGATTACTCGAACAAGAATAATAATGATAGAATAAGCTCACGTGAGATTCTCTGTAAATAAGTCGAAGTTCAATGCTTCTGTGGGGTTTGGTCAATAGTAATCTTTTGCTCAACCTACGATCTTATCTAAAATTGCACCAGGGAATTGATCTGCTCTTATCTGTAGGACTGTGTTTGTTGCTACTAGTGATTATCCGAGATAGTCGCGCACGTTGGCTAATTCAAGGTTTGATCATCATTGTAGTAGCAACCTTCCTCAGTAAACAGTCAGGGTTAGAGTTAGTTTCACGAATTTTAGATAAAATCGTCTTGGGAGCGATCATCGTTATCGCTATGAGCTTTCAGTTAGAATTACGTCGCTTTTTGGAAAAATTGGGACGGGGAGAGTTATTGGGTTTATTTATTACCTCACAAAAGATTTCTAGTCAAACTAGAGGGTTTGTTGATCAATTAGTAGAAGCTGTTAAAGAACTTTCTCAAAATCGCACGGGAGCTTTAATTGTTATAGAAACTAAAACCCCGATTAATAATCGTATTTTACTGCAACCAGGAATTAGTCTTAATGCTGATGTTTCTAAGGAGTTAATACAGACTATTTTTCAAAAAAAGACCCTGTTACACGATGGAGCAATGATCATCAAAAATGGTCGTATCGCTTCAGCAGGAACTATTCTACCATTATCAGAACGTACAGCCCCTGCTCAATATGGTACTCGTCATCGCGCAGCTATGGGAATTACTGAACAA of the Gloeocapsa sp. DLM2.Bin57 genome contains:
- the lysA gene encoding diaminopimelate decarboxylase gives rise to the protein MVSTQVKSFNSGADYLGSSDSINQGLLPLTSRINAEDHLEIGGCDVISLVERFGSPLYILDEMSLRTACQQYQEALNKFYGGISQAIYASKAWNCLAVCGIVASEGFGFDVVSGGEIYTAIQALDKLGINPQDHVYFHGNNKSIPELLLAIEHNCTIIVDNWAELRQLAAWQNKQVKIMLRLTPGIECHTHEYIRTGHLDSKFGFDPNDLKALFQFVSETSHLNCIGLHAHIGSQIFECQPHQDLAKLMVSWQKQALSYGLPITTLNVGGGLGIRYTEQDDPPSIDQWVELVSKGITSACVEQGLPLPKLMIEPGRSLIGSSCITAYTIGSSKTVPGIRKYLAVDGGMSDNPRPITYQSVYRCAIANRLSAPLTQEVTIAGKHCESGDIVIHSAQLPETSAGDILVVMATGAYNYSMASNYNRLPRPAGVIVRDGEANLILRRETYADLLNQDLFPERLLEQE
- a CDS encoding TIGR00159 family protein, yielding MLLWGLVNSNLLLNLRSYLKLHQGIDLLLSVGLCLLLLVIIRDSRARWLIQGLIIIVVATFLSKQSGLELVSRILDKIVLGAIIVIAMSFQLELRRFLEKLGRGELLGLFITSQKISSQTRGFVDQLVEAVKELSQNRTGALIVIETKTPINNRILLQPGISLNADVSKELIQTIFQKKTLLHDGAMIIKNGRIASAGTILPLSERTAPAQYGTRHRAAMGITEQIEDILCIVVSEETGSISLAQKGILNRFLTSTALKEQLEAKLSQGNQDVRENWGRWQKIWQWLGTNLYLQFKWLKLKRWLKLPSSEDKK
- the rimI gene encoding ribosomal-protein-alanine N-acetyltransferase, which gives rise to MVNKIIIQLESLKSQYLEQVVNLDQTCLGGLWNYSGYQREIDSPNSTALVLNLVPKNQIIGLGCFWAILEEAHLTVIAIEPDYQGQGLGQLLLCNLLQQAVGQKLERATLEVKTSNQIALSLYKKFGFQIAGIRKGYYQKTQEDALILWQNGINKPEFRENLTKWQKEVKNRLAKNDWTYREE